The Meriones unguiculatus strain TT.TT164.6M chromosome 1, Bangor_MerUng_6.1, whole genome shotgun sequence genome has a segment encoding these proteins:
- the Twnk gene encoding twinkle mtDNA helicase isoform X3, with translation MWLLLRRAFPLRILLPLRGEWMGRRGLPRGLAPGPPRRRYRKEALPALEVPVSPVTTTEIRQYLRAHGIPFHDGHSCLRAPSPFVGSTDIKDQKKDATTSFRLFIDKTTGRFLCTSSLAEGSWEDFQACVEGRGDGTREGALLSEGPEAEDREEVLRIWNRAIPLWELPDPEEAQLARVMFGLTKVTDDTLKKFSVRYLRSARSLVFPWFMPGSSGLRGLKLLGAEGEENGVKYVETTIPRPGAYHNLFGLPLIGRRDAEVVLTSRELDSLALSQATGLPTLSLPRGTVCLPPALLPYLEQFRRIVFWLGDDLRSWEAAKLFARKLNPKRCSLLREEVLGELSNVEQAAGVRWGRFPDLNRLLKGHRKGELTVFTGPTGSGKTTFISEYALDLCTQGVNTLWGSFEISNVRLAQVMLTQFAVTRLEDQLDKYDEWADRFEDLPLYFMTFHGQQNIRSVIDTMQHAVYVYDVCHIVIDNLQFMMGHEQLSTDRIAAQDYIVGAFRKFATDNSCHVTLVIHPRKEDDDKELQTASIFGSAKASQEADNVLILQDRKLVTGPGKRYLQVSKNRFDGDVGVFPLEFNKSSLTFSIPPKSKARLKKIKDDNGLVAKKSSSAKKGAVHQNSEADLGQDPSPSQS, from the exons ATGTGGCTCCTCCTCCGACGGGCATTTCCCCTCCGGATCTTGCTGCCTCTGCGTGGGGAGTGGATGGGTCGGAGGGGCCTTCCCCGAGGCCTGGCTCCAGGCCCTCCCCGTAGAAGGTACAGAAAGGAAGCCCTCCCGGCCTTAGAGGTACCAGTGTCGCCTGTGACTACAACTGAGATCCGCCAGTATTTACGAGCGCACGGGATCCCCTTCCACGATGGCCACAGCTGCCTTCGAGCACCAAGCCCCTTTGTGGGGTCCACAGACATCAAAGATCAGAAGAAAGATGCTACCACTTCCTTCCGCCTCTTCATTGACAAGACCACAGGACGCTTTCTCTGCACGAGCAGCCTAGCAGAGGGGAGCTGGGAAGACTTCCAGGCCTGTGTGGAGGGACGAGGGGATGGGACCCGAGAAGGAGCCCTACTTAGTGAGGGCCCAGAGgctgaggacagggaggaggtcCTGAGAATATGGAACCGAGCCATACCTCTTTGGGAACTGCCTGACCCTGAGGAAGCCCAGCTGGCTCGTGTCATGTTTGGCCTTACCAAGGTGACTGATGACACACTCAAAAAGTTCAGTGTCCGGTACCTTCGCTCTGCTCGAAGTCTGGTCTTCCCTTGGTTCATGCCTGGGAGCTCAGGATTACGTGGCCTGAAGCTACTAGGGGCTGAAGGTGAGGAGAATGGAGTTAAGTACGTGGAGACCACCATTCCCCGGCCTGGTGCCTATCACAACCTATTTGGTTTACCACTGATCGGCCGTAGAGATGCTGAAGTGGTCCTGACAAGTCGTGAGCTGGACAGCCTGGCCTTGAGTCAGGCCACggggctgcccaccctctccctACCCCGAGGGACTGTCTGCTTACCCCCAGCCTTACTCCCTTACCTTGAACAGTTCCGCCGGATTGTCTTCTGGCTGGGGGATGACCTTCGATCCTGGGAAGCTGCCAAACTGTTTGCCCGAAAACTCAACCCCAAGCGGTGCTCTTTG CTCCGTGAGGAGGTTTTAGGGGAACTATCAAATGTGGAGCAAGCAGCTGGTGTCCGCTGGGGCCGCTTTCCAGACCTCAATCGTCTACTGAAAGGGCATCGGAAGGGCGAGCTGACGGTCTTTACAG GGCCAACAGGCAGTGGAAAGACAACATTCATCAGTGAGTATGCCCTGGATTTGTGTACCCAAGGAGTGAACACACTGTGGGGCAGCTTTGAGATCAGCAATGTGAGACTAGCCCAGGTCATGCTGACTCAGTTTGCTGTGACACGTCTGGAAGACCAGTTGGATAAGTATGATGAGTGGGCAGACCGCTTTGAGGACTTGCCTCTCTATTTCATGACTTTCCATGGGCAGCAGAACATCAG GTCTGTAATAGACACAATGCAACATGCTGTCTATGTCTATGATGTTTGTCACATAGTCATTGACAACCTGCAGTTCATGATGGGTCATGAGCAGCTCTCTACAGACAG GATTGCAGCTCAAGACTACATTGTTGGAGCCTTTCGGAAGTTTGCTACCGATAACAGCTGCCACGTGACTCTGGTTATCCACCCACGGAAAGAGGATGATGACAAGGAACTGCAGACAGCATCCATTTTTGGCTCAGCCAAA GCAAGCCAAGAAGCAGACAATGTTCTGATCCTGCAGGATAGGAAGCTGGTGACTGGGCCAGGGAAGCGCTATCTCCAAGTGTCCAAGAATCGCTTTGATGGAGATGTAGGTGTCTTCCCACTTGAGTTCAACAAGAGTTCTCTTACCTTCTCCATCCCACCCAAGAGCAAAGCCCGGCTCAAGAAGATCAAGGATGACAATGGACTAGTGGCTAAAAAGTCCTCTTCTGCCAAAAAAGGGGCTGTGCACCAGAACTCTGAGGCTGACTTAGGCCAGGACCCGAGCCCCTCTCAGTCTTGA
- the Twnk gene encoding twinkle mtDNA helicase isoform X1 yields MWLLLRRAFPLRILLPLRGEWMGRRGLPRGLAPGPPRRRYRKEALPALEVPVSPVTTTEIRQYLRAHGIPFHDGHSCLRAPSPFVGSTDIKDQKKDATTSFRLFIDKTTGRFLCTSSLAEGSWEDFQACVEGRGDGTREGALLSEGPEAEDREEVLRIWNRAIPLWELPDPEEAQLARVMFGLTKVTDDTLKKFSVRYLRSARSLVFPWFMPGSSGLRGLKLLGAEGEENGVKYVETTIPRPGAYHNLFGLPLIGRRDAEVVLTSRELDSLALSQATGLPTLSLPRGTVCLPPALLPYLEQFRRIVFWLGDDLRSWEAAKLFARKLNPKRCSLVRPGNQQPHPLEALNQGLSLPRILRTALPAWHKSIVSFRQLREEVLGELSNVEQAAGVRWGRFPDLNRLLKGHRKGELTVFTGPTGSGKTTFISEYALDLCTQGVNTLWGSFEISNVRLAQVMLTQFAVTRLEDQLDKYDEWADRFEDLPLYFMTFHGQQNIRSVIDTMQHAVYVYDVCHIVIDNLQFMMGHEQLSTDRIAAQDYIVGAFRKFATDNSCHVTLVIHPRKEDDDKELQTASIFGSAKASQEADNVLILQDRKLVTGPGKRYLQVSKNRFDGDVGVFPLEFNKSSLTFSIPPKSKARLKKIKDDNGLVAKKSSSAKKGAVHQNSEADLGQDPSPSQS; encoded by the exons ATGTGGCTCCTCCTCCGACGGGCATTTCCCCTCCGGATCTTGCTGCCTCTGCGTGGGGAGTGGATGGGTCGGAGGGGCCTTCCCCGAGGCCTGGCTCCAGGCCCTCCCCGTAGAAGGTACAGAAAGGAAGCCCTCCCGGCCTTAGAGGTACCAGTGTCGCCTGTGACTACAACTGAGATCCGCCAGTATTTACGAGCGCACGGGATCCCCTTCCACGATGGCCACAGCTGCCTTCGAGCACCAAGCCCCTTTGTGGGGTCCACAGACATCAAAGATCAGAAGAAAGATGCTACCACTTCCTTCCGCCTCTTCATTGACAAGACCACAGGACGCTTTCTCTGCACGAGCAGCCTAGCAGAGGGGAGCTGGGAAGACTTCCAGGCCTGTGTGGAGGGACGAGGGGATGGGACCCGAGAAGGAGCCCTACTTAGTGAGGGCCCAGAGgctgaggacagggaggaggtcCTGAGAATATGGAACCGAGCCATACCTCTTTGGGAACTGCCTGACCCTGAGGAAGCCCAGCTGGCTCGTGTCATGTTTGGCCTTACCAAGGTGACTGATGACACACTCAAAAAGTTCAGTGTCCGGTACCTTCGCTCTGCTCGAAGTCTGGTCTTCCCTTGGTTCATGCCTGGGAGCTCAGGATTACGTGGCCTGAAGCTACTAGGGGCTGAAGGTGAGGAGAATGGAGTTAAGTACGTGGAGACCACCATTCCCCGGCCTGGTGCCTATCACAACCTATTTGGTTTACCACTGATCGGCCGTAGAGATGCTGAAGTGGTCCTGACAAGTCGTGAGCTGGACAGCCTGGCCTTGAGTCAGGCCACggggctgcccaccctctccctACCCCGAGGGACTGTCTGCTTACCCCCAGCCTTACTCCCTTACCTTGAACAGTTCCGCCGGATTGTCTTCTGGCTGGGGGATGACCTTCGATCCTGGGAAGCTGCCAAACTGTTTGCCCGAAAACTCAACCCCAAGCGGTGCTCTTTGGTGAGGCCTGGGAACCAGCAACCTCATCCCCTGGAGGCTTTAAACCAAGGCTTAAGTCTTCCCCGTATTCTTCGTACTGCCCTCCCTGCCTGGCACAAGTCTATCGTGTCTTTCCGCCAGCTCCGTGAGGAGGTTTTAGGGGAACTATCAAATGTGGAGCAAGCAGCTGGTGTCCGCTGGGGCCGCTTTCCAGACCTCAATCGTCTACTGAAAGGGCATCGGAAGGGCGAGCTGACGGTCTTTACAG GGCCAACAGGCAGTGGAAAGACAACATTCATCAGTGAGTATGCCCTGGATTTGTGTACCCAAGGAGTGAACACACTGTGGGGCAGCTTTGAGATCAGCAATGTGAGACTAGCCCAGGTCATGCTGACTCAGTTTGCTGTGACACGTCTGGAAGACCAGTTGGATAAGTATGATGAGTGGGCAGACCGCTTTGAGGACTTGCCTCTCTATTTCATGACTTTCCATGGGCAGCAGAACATCAG GTCTGTAATAGACACAATGCAACATGCTGTCTATGTCTATGATGTTTGTCACATAGTCATTGACAACCTGCAGTTCATGATGGGTCATGAGCAGCTCTCTACAGACAG GATTGCAGCTCAAGACTACATTGTTGGAGCCTTTCGGAAGTTTGCTACCGATAACAGCTGCCACGTGACTCTGGTTATCCACCCACGGAAAGAGGATGATGACAAGGAACTGCAGACAGCATCCATTTTTGGCTCAGCCAAA GCAAGCCAAGAAGCAGACAATGTTCTGATCCTGCAGGATAGGAAGCTGGTGACTGGGCCAGGGAAGCGCTATCTCCAAGTGTCCAAGAATCGCTTTGATGGAGATGTAGGTGTCTTCCCACTTGAGTTCAACAAGAGTTCTCTTACCTTCTCCATCCCACCCAAGAGCAAAGCCCGGCTCAAGAAGATCAAGGATGACAATGGACTAGTGGCTAAAAAGTCCTCTTCTGCCAAAAAAGGGGCTGTGCACCAGAACTCTGAGGCTGACTTAGGCCAGGACCCGAGCCCCTCTCAGTCTTGA
- the Twnk gene encoding twinkle mtDNA helicase isoform X2 codes for MWLLLRRAFPLRILLPLRGEWMGRRGLPRGLAPGPPRRRYRKEALPALEVPVSPVTTTEIRQYLRAHGIPFHDGHSCLRAPSPFVGSTDIKDQKKDATTSFRLFIDKTTGRFLCTSSLAEGSWEDFQACVEGRGDGTREGALLSEGPEAEDREEVLRIWNRAIPLWELPDPEEAQLARVMFGLTKVTDDTLKKFSVRYLRSARSLVFPWFMPGSSGLRGLKLLGAEGEENGVKYVETTIPRPGAYHNLFGLPLIGRRDAEVVLTSRELDSLALSQATGLPTLSLPRGTVCLPPALLPYLEQFRRIVFWLGDDLRSWEAAKLFARKLNPKRCSLVRPGNQQPHPLEALNQGLSLPRILRTALPAWHKSIVSFRQLREEVLGELSNVEQAAGVRWGRFPDLNRLLKGHRKGELTVFTGPTGSGKTTFISEYALDLCTQGVNTLWGSFEISNVRLAQVMLTQFAVTRLEDQLDKYDEWADRFEDLPLYFMTFHGQQNIRIAAQDYIVGAFRKFATDNSCHVTLVIHPRKEDDDKELQTASIFGSAKASQEADNVLILQDRKLVTGPGKRYLQVSKNRFDGDVGVFPLEFNKSSLTFSIPPKSKARLKKIKDDNGLVAKKSSSAKKGAVHQNSEADLGQDPSPSQS; via the exons ATGTGGCTCCTCCTCCGACGGGCATTTCCCCTCCGGATCTTGCTGCCTCTGCGTGGGGAGTGGATGGGTCGGAGGGGCCTTCCCCGAGGCCTGGCTCCAGGCCCTCCCCGTAGAAGGTACAGAAAGGAAGCCCTCCCGGCCTTAGAGGTACCAGTGTCGCCTGTGACTACAACTGAGATCCGCCAGTATTTACGAGCGCACGGGATCCCCTTCCACGATGGCCACAGCTGCCTTCGAGCACCAAGCCCCTTTGTGGGGTCCACAGACATCAAAGATCAGAAGAAAGATGCTACCACTTCCTTCCGCCTCTTCATTGACAAGACCACAGGACGCTTTCTCTGCACGAGCAGCCTAGCAGAGGGGAGCTGGGAAGACTTCCAGGCCTGTGTGGAGGGACGAGGGGATGGGACCCGAGAAGGAGCCCTACTTAGTGAGGGCCCAGAGgctgaggacagggaggaggtcCTGAGAATATGGAACCGAGCCATACCTCTTTGGGAACTGCCTGACCCTGAGGAAGCCCAGCTGGCTCGTGTCATGTTTGGCCTTACCAAGGTGACTGATGACACACTCAAAAAGTTCAGTGTCCGGTACCTTCGCTCTGCTCGAAGTCTGGTCTTCCCTTGGTTCATGCCTGGGAGCTCAGGATTACGTGGCCTGAAGCTACTAGGGGCTGAAGGTGAGGAGAATGGAGTTAAGTACGTGGAGACCACCATTCCCCGGCCTGGTGCCTATCACAACCTATTTGGTTTACCACTGATCGGCCGTAGAGATGCTGAAGTGGTCCTGACAAGTCGTGAGCTGGACAGCCTGGCCTTGAGTCAGGCCACggggctgcccaccctctccctACCCCGAGGGACTGTCTGCTTACCCCCAGCCTTACTCCCTTACCTTGAACAGTTCCGCCGGATTGTCTTCTGGCTGGGGGATGACCTTCGATCCTGGGAAGCTGCCAAACTGTTTGCCCGAAAACTCAACCCCAAGCGGTGCTCTTTGGTGAGGCCTGGGAACCAGCAACCTCATCCCCTGGAGGCTTTAAACCAAGGCTTAAGTCTTCCCCGTATTCTTCGTACTGCCCTCCCTGCCTGGCACAAGTCTATCGTGTCTTTCCGCCAGCTCCGTGAGGAGGTTTTAGGGGAACTATCAAATGTGGAGCAAGCAGCTGGTGTCCGCTGGGGCCGCTTTCCAGACCTCAATCGTCTACTGAAAGGGCATCGGAAGGGCGAGCTGACGGTCTTTACAG GGCCAACAGGCAGTGGAAAGACAACATTCATCAGTGAGTATGCCCTGGATTTGTGTACCCAAGGAGTGAACACACTGTGGGGCAGCTTTGAGATCAGCAATGTGAGACTAGCCCAGGTCATGCTGACTCAGTTTGCTGTGACACGTCTGGAAGACCAGTTGGATAAGTATGATGAGTGGGCAGACCGCTTTGAGGACTTGCCTCTCTATTTCATGACTTTCCATGGGCAGCAGAACATCAG GATTGCAGCTCAAGACTACATTGTTGGAGCCTTTCGGAAGTTTGCTACCGATAACAGCTGCCACGTGACTCTGGTTATCCACCCACGGAAAGAGGATGATGACAAGGAACTGCAGACAGCATCCATTTTTGGCTCAGCCAAA GCAAGCCAAGAAGCAGACAATGTTCTGATCCTGCAGGATAGGAAGCTGGTGACTGGGCCAGGGAAGCGCTATCTCCAAGTGTCCAAGAATCGCTTTGATGGAGATGTAGGTGTCTTCCCACTTGAGTTCAACAAGAGTTCTCTTACCTTCTCCATCCCACCCAAGAGCAAAGCCCGGCTCAAGAAGATCAAGGATGACAATGGACTAGTGGCTAAAAAGTCCTCTTCTGCCAAAAAAGGGGCTGTGCACCAGAACTCTGAGGCTGACTTAGGCCAGGACCCGAGCCCCTCTCAGTCTTGA
- the Mrpl43 gene encoding large ribosomal subunit protein mL43 has protein sequence MTARGTASRFLTSVLHNGLGRYVQQLQRLSLSLSRDAPSSRGAREFVEREVTDFARRNPGVVIYVNPRPCAVPRIVAEYLNGAVREESINGKSVEEITSLVQKLAEQSGLEVIRIRKPFHTDNPSIQGQWHPFTNKRTAPRGLRPRELQAPAPASVHAQ, from the exons ATGACTGCGCGCGGGACTGCGAGCCGCTTTCTGACCAGCGTCCTCCATAACGGGCTTGGTCGCTACGTGCAGCAGCTGCAgcgcctcagcctcagcctcagccggGATGCGCCCTCGTCCCGCGGCGCCAG GGAGTTCGTGGAACGCGAAGTGACGGACTTCGCCCGACGGAACCCTGGGGTTGTAATATACGTGAACCCGCGCCCGTGCGCGGTGCCCAGAATAGTGGCCGAATACC TTAACGGGGCCGTACGCGAGGAAAGCATCAACGGCAAGTCGGTGGAGGAGATCACGTCGCTGGTGCAGAAGCTGGCTGAGCAGTCCGGCTTGGAGGTGATCCGCATCCGCAAGCCCTTCCACACGGATAACCCTAGCATCCAAGGCCAGTGGCACCCCTTCACCAACAAACGGACAGCCCCCCGCGGGCTGCGGCCCAGAGAACTCCAGGCTCCTGCTCCAGCTTCGGTACATGCACAGTGA